In Mycobacterium sp. Aquia_216, a genomic segment contains:
- a CDS encoding DUF1906 domain-containing protein has protein sequence MHDIAAPRDGQRTVPRREVLKYAFAPALLSLAATIEAPTSSAADIQLIDFAEKRISPDEIKSAGYSGVINYVSAERPGAHFEAKPITREYADSLRAAGLQIVSNFQYGKPGWPATPSDLTRGHDGGVADAQTALQLHAAAGGPNTAPIFFSVDDDIDQNTWNTVAVEWFRGINSVLGVSRTGIYGHYNACGWAIRDGVIGNSSSAGHRWAWQTRSWSHGQREPMAVLYQAIVNSPSNPGPLLGGINVDVDDVLAADYGQWDLNR, from the coding sequence GTGCACGATATTGCTGCACCACGCGATGGGCAGCGGACCGTTCCGCGACGCGAAGTCCTCAAGTATGCCTTCGCACCGGCCCTGCTCAGCCTGGCCGCGACCATCGAGGCGCCCACTTCGTCGGCCGCCGATATCCAGCTGATCGACTTCGCCGAGAAGCGGATTTCGCCGGACGAGATCAAATCGGCCGGCTACTCCGGGGTGATCAACTACGTCTCGGCGGAGCGGCCGGGAGCGCATTTCGAGGCGAAGCCCATCACCCGCGAGTACGCGGACTCGTTGCGCGCGGCGGGTCTGCAGATCGTCAGCAACTTCCAGTACGGCAAGCCCGGATGGCCCGCTACCCCGTCGGACCTCACCCGCGGGCACGACGGCGGCGTCGCCGACGCCCAAACGGCTCTGCAGCTGCATGCCGCGGCAGGCGGCCCGAACACGGCGCCGATCTTCTTCAGCGTCGACGACGATATCGACCAGAACACCTGGAATACCGTTGCCGTCGAATGGTTTCGGGGAATCAACTCGGTACTCGGCGTGAGCCGCACCGGCATCTACGGCCACTACAACGCGTGCGGGTGGGCGATCAGGGACGGAGTGATCGGCAACTCGAGCAGCGCCGGGCACCGCTGGGCGTGGCAAACGAGGTCATGGTCACACGGTCAGCGCGAGCCGATGGCGGTGCTGTACCAAGCGATCGTCAACAGCCCGTCGAATCCCGGCCCGCTGCTCGGCGGCATCAATGTGGATGTGGACGACGTACTCGCGGCCGATTACGGACAGTGGGATCTGAACCGCTGA
- a CDS encoding alpha/beta fold hydrolase, whose translation MSELTYLDLHGDRIAYREAGRGHALLLIHGMAGSSATWRAIIPQLSKNYRVIAPDLLGHGMSAKPRGDYSLGAFAVSLRDLLDELGVARATVVGQSLGGGIAMQFTHQHRDYCERLALIGSGGLGPELSPVLRMLSAPGAELVLPVVAPQPVLKLGNKLGSWLTSAGIQAPRAGEMWQAYCSLSDARTRQAFLRTLRSVVDYRGQAVSALNKLHVAAGLPTVLIWGDQDRIIPVAHAYAAHDALEGSRLEVLQGVGHFPHVEAPTAVADILENFITSTTPQETGNSVPLGM comes from the coding sequence ATGAGCGAATTGACCTATCTCGACCTGCACGGCGACCGGATCGCATACCGGGAGGCCGGTCGTGGCCACGCCCTCTTGCTGATCCACGGGATGGCGGGCAGTTCGGCCACCTGGCGGGCGATCATCCCGCAGTTGTCGAAGAACTATCGCGTCATTGCCCCCGATCTGCTCGGTCACGGGATGTCGGCAAAGCCGCGCGGCGATTACTCGCTGGGAGCATTCGCGGTCTCCCTTCGCGATCTGCTTGACGAACTCGGGGTGGCTCGCGCGACCGTGGTCGGGCAGTCGCTGGGCGGCGGCATCGCGATGCAGTTCACCCACCAGCACCGGGACTACTGCGAGCGGCTGGCCCTGATCGGCAGCGGCGGCCTCGGCCCGGAGCTCAGCCCGGTGTTGCGGATGCTGTCCGCGCCCGGCGCCGAGTTGGTGTTGCCCGTGGTCGCACCACAACCGGTGCTCAAACTCGGCAACAAGTTGGGTTCGTGGTTGACATCGGCGGGGATCCAGGCGCCGCGAGCCGGCGAGATGTGGCAGGCGTACTGCTCGCTGTCGGATGCGCGCACCCGCCAGGCGTTCCTCCGGACGTTGCGTTCGGTCGTGGACTACCGTGGCCAGGCCGTCAGCGCGCTCAACAAGCTGCATGTCGCGGCCGGATTGCCGACGGTGCTGATCTGGGGCGATCAGGATCGGATCATTCCTGTCGCGCACGCCTACGCCGCCCACGACGCGCTCGAGGGCAGCCGGCTCGAGGTACTCCAAGGCGTCGGGCACTTCCCCCATGTGGAGGCGCCGACGGCCGTGGCGGACATCCTCGAGAACTTCATCACCTCCACGACCCCCCAGGAGACCGGCAACTCGGTGCCCCTGGGCATGTAG
- the katG gene encoding catalase/peroxidase HPI, translated as MSSDTSHKSESENPAISPPEPKGGAPRTNQDWWPNQIDVSRLHPHSPQANPLGDDFDYAEEFAKLDVEAVKADLVSVLTTSQDWWPADYGHYGGFFIRMSWHAAGTYRIFDGRGGGGQGLQRFAPLNSWPDNASLDKARRLLWPVKKKHGNKISWADLLLLAGNVALESMGFKTFGFAFGREDVWEPEEVIFGEEDEWLGTNKRYSGKRDLAQPYGATTMGLIYVNPEGPEGKPDPVAAAIDIRETFGRMAMNDEETAALIVGGHSFGKTHGAGDADLVGPEPEAAPIEQQGLGWKSSYGTGSGKDAITSGLEVVWTPTPTKWDNTFLETLYGYEWELVKSPAGAWQFTAKDGAGAGTIPDPFGGPGRAPTMLVTDVSLREDPIYREITQRWLKNPDELAVAFAKAWYKLLHRDLGPISRYLGPWVPEPQLWQDPVPAVDHKLVDDKDVAALKKKVLESGLTVPQLVKTAWAAAGSYRNTDKRGGANGARIRLEPQRNWEVNEPSELDKVLPALEKIQQDFNASASGGKKISLADLIVLAGSAAVEKAAKEAGYDISVHFAPGRTDTSQENTDVESFAVLEPRADGFRNYARAGEKAPLEQLLLERAYLLGVTGPELTVLVGGLRALGANHGGNKHGVFTDRPGALTNDFFVNLLDMGTEWKPSETTENVYEGRDRASGALKWTATANDLVFGSNSVLRALVEVYAQDDNAGKFVEDFVAAWVKVMNNDRYDLK; from the coding sequence GTGTCATCAGATACATCCCATAAGAGCGAGAGCGAAAACCCGGCTATTTCACCGCCCGAGCCAAAGGGCGGCGCTCCCCGGACCAACCAGGACTGGTGGCCGAACCAGATCGACGTATCGAGGCTGCACCCACACTCCCCCCAGGCCAATCCGCTCGGCGACGACTTCGATTACGCCGAAGAGTTCGCCAAACTCGACGTCGAGGCCGTCAAGGCCGACCTGGTCTCGGTGCTGACCACCTCCCAGGACTGGTGGCCGGCCGACTATGGCCACTACGGCGGCTTCTTCATCCGGATGAGCTGGCACGCCGCCGGCACCTACCGCATCTTCGACGGCCGCGGTGGTGGCGGTCAGGGCCTGCAGCGCTTCGCCCCGCTCAACAGCTGGCCGGACAACGCCAGCCTGGACAAGGCGCGCAGGTTGCTGTGGCCGGTCAAGAAAAAGCACGGGAACAAGATCTCCTGGGCCGACCTGCTACTGCTCGCCGGCAACGTCGCCCTGGAGTCGATGGGCTTCAAGACCTTTGGGTTCGCCTTCGGCCGCGAAGACGTGTGGGAGCCCGAAGAGGTCATCTTCGGTGAAGAGGACGAATGGTTGGGCACCAACAAGCGCTACTCCGGCAAGCGCGATCTCGCGCAACCGTACGGCGCCACCACCATGGGTCTGATCTACGTGAATCCCGAAGGCCCCGAAGGCAAGCCGGATCCCGTCGCCGCGGCGATCGATATCCGGGAAACCTTCGGCCGGATGGCGATGAACGACGAGGAAACCGCCGCGCTGATCGTTGGTGGCCACAGCTTCGGCAAGACCCACGGCGCCGGCGACGCCGACCTGGTCGGCCCCGAGCCGGAGGCCGCGCCGATCGAGCAACAGGGGCTGGGCTGGAAGAGCTCCTACGGCACCGGCTCGGGCAAGGACGCGATTACCAGCGGCCTCGAGGTCGTGTGGACGCCCACCCCGACGAAGTGGGACAACACCTTCCTGGAGACCCTGTACGGCTACGAGTGGGAGCTGGTGAAGAGCCCGGCCGGAGCCTGGCAGTTCACCGCGAAGGACGGCGCGGGTGCGGGAACCATTCCCGACCCGTTCGGCGGACCGGGTCGCGCCCCGACGATGCTGGTCACCGACGTCTCGCTGCGGGAGGACCCGATCTACCGTGAGATCACCCAGCGTTGGCTGAAAAACCCCGACGAGCTGGCCGTCGCGTTCGCCAAGGCGTGGTACAAGCTGCTGCACCGTGATCTGGGACCGATTTCGCGTTACCTCGGGCCCTGGGTTCCCGAGCCACAGCTGTGGCAGGACCCGGTTCCGGCGGTCGACCACAAGTTGGTCGACGACAAGGACGTGGCGGCCCTGAAGAAGAAGGTGCTGGAGTCCGGCCTGACCGTTCCCCAACTGGTCAAGACCGCCTGGGCGGCGGCGGGCAGCTACCGCAACACCGACAAGCGCGGTGGTGCCAACGGGGCGCGGATTCGTCTTGAGCCGCAAAGGAATTGGGAGGTCAACGAGCCCTCCGAGCTGGACAAGGTGTTGCCGGCGCTGGAAAAGATCCAGCAGGACTTCAACGCCTCGGCCTCGGGCGGCAAGAAGATCTCGCTGGCTGACCTGATCGTGCTGGCGGGTTCCGCGGCGGTCGAGAAGGCGGCCAAGGAGGCCGGCTATGACATCTCGGTGCACTTCGCACCGGGCCGCACCGACACCTCGCAAGAGAACACCGACGTGGAATCGTTCGCGGTGCTCGAACCGCGCGCCGACGGATTCCGCAACTACGCCCGGGCGGGCGAGAAGGCCCCGCTGGAGCAACTCCTGCTGGAGCGGGCCTATCTCCTCGGTGTGACCGGACCGGAGCTGACGGTGCTCGTAGGAGGGCTGCGTGCCCTCGGCGCCAACCACGGCGGCAACAAGCACGGCGTGTTCACCGACAGGCCGGGCGCGTTGACCAACGATTTCTTCGTCAACCTGCTCGATATGGGCACGGAGTGGAAGCCGTCGGAGACTACGGAGAACGTCTACGAGGGCCGGGATCGTGCTTCGGGAGCTCTCAAGTGGACCGCGACCGCCAACGACCTCGTATTCGGGTCGAACTCGGTGTTGCGCGCTCTGGTCGAGGTTTACGCGCAGGACGACAACGCGGGCAAGTTCGTCGAGGACTTCGTCGCGGCGTGGGTCAAAGTCATGAACAACGATCGGTACGACCTGAAGTGA
- a CDS encoding Fur family transcriptional regulator, which produces MSSTSDYAERLRLADLRVTRPRIAVLEAVHAHPHADTETIFSSVRIGLPEVSRQAVYDVLNALTAVGLVRRIQPSGLVARYESRVGDNHHHVVCRSCGVIADVDCAVGDAPCLTPSDDNNMLDGYVLDEAEVIYWGICPDCSTADS; this is translated from the coding sequence GTGTCGTCAACGTCGGACTACGCGGAGCGGTTGCGTCTGGCCGACCTGCGTGTGACCCGGCCCAGGATTGCCGTCCTGGAGGCAGTACACGCCCATCCACATGCCGACACCGAGACGATCTTTTCCTCGGTGCGGATCGGTCTGCCCGAGGTCTCCCGCCAGGCGGTCTACGACGTGCTCAATGCCCTGACGGCCGTGGGCCTGGTCCGGCGCATCCAGCCCTCGGGGCTGGTTGCGCGCTACGAGTCCCGGGTCGGCGACAACCACCACCATGTCGTATGCCGGTCCTGCGGCGTGATCGCCGACGTCGACTGCGCGGTCGGCGATGCCCCGTGCCTTACCCCGTCCGACGACAACAACATGCTCGACGGCTACGTCCTCGATGAGGCAGAAGTCATCTACTGGGGCATTTGCCCCGACTGTTCGACCGCAGACTCCTGA
- a CDS encoding L,D-transpeptidase, translated as MQSKNTAELVRRWLRWPHRLLLCVFVVVGVCAAIQVASSPGCAPGTCPSPKASGAPTILFKPGINARDVDPVTPVEVKADAGTLTDVRMVNDDGRSVQGVMTPDNTVWKPTTPLGYGRTYTLNVSGRSANGGLVNQVSSFSTLRPSNQTKVSFTTTSQAALRDGGTYGIGTVVVARFDEQIADRAAAERQLKVTTNPVVQGSWYWVDNQTVHWRPEHYYAPGTTVTAEAKIYGISLGDGLFGQEDSRVSFRIGDAHVSIADDATKVVSVFSNGALVRSMPTSMGMGGVETVGAQTISLWTPPGIYTVLDRGNPVVMDSSTFGLPKNSRLGYRETINYATRISIDGIYLHQLDATVWAQGHTDTSHGCLNLNGDNAKWFYDFSVPGDVVEIRNSGGPPLRLGQNGDWTLSWDQWRAGSAVKPGS; from the coding sequence ATGCAATCGAAGAACACCGCTGAGTTGGTGCGCCGCTGGCTTCGCTGGCCGCACCGGCTGTTGCTGTGCGTGTTTGTCGTTGTCGGAGTCTGCGCCGCGATCCAGGTTGCGTCATCGCCGGGATGCGCACCTGGAACGTGCCCTTCTCCGAAAGCGTCTGGGGCTCCGACGATTTTGTTCAAGCCAGGCATTAATGCCCGCGATGTCGACCCGGTCACCCCGGTAGAGGTGAAGGCTGATGCCGGCACCCTCACCGATGTCCGCATGGTCAACGACGATGGCAGATCCGTCCAGGGGGTCATGACGCCGGACAACACCGTCTGGAAGCCGACGACTCCCCTCGGCTACGGGCGCACCTACACGCTGAACGTCAGCGGCCGAAGCGCCAATGGCGGGCTAGTCAACCAGGTGTCGTCCTTCTCCACACTGCGGCCGTCGAACCAGACCAAAGTCTCGTTCACCACCACCTCGCAGGCCGCGTTGCGCGACGGCGGCACCTACGGCATCGGAACAGTGGTCGTGGCCCGCTTCGATGAGCAGATTGCGGATCGCGCCGCCGCCGAGCGGCAGCTGAAAGTAACCACCAATCCTGTGGTGCAGGGATCGTGGTATTGGGTTGACAACCAGACGGTGCATTGGCGACCGGAGCACTACTACGCACCCGGCACGACAGTTACCGCCGAAGCCAAGATTTACGGAATTTCTTTGGGCGACGGCCTATTCGGGCAAGAAGACAGCCGCGTGTCGTTCCGCATCGGGGATGCCCACGTGTCGATCGCCGATGACGCCACCAAGGTGGTGAGCGTCTTCAGCAACGGGGCCCTGGTCCGCTCGATGCCCACCTCCATGGGAATGGGTGGCGTCGAGACGGTCGGCGCGCAGACCATATCGTTGTGGACTCCTCCCGGGATTTACACCGTGCTCGATAGGGGCAATCCCGTGGTGATGGACTCCTCCACGTTCGGGCTGCCCAAGAATTCTCGGCTCGGATACCGGGAAACCATCAATTACGCGACCCGAATCAGCATTGACGGCATATATCTGCACCAACTCGACGCCACGGTGTGGGCTCAGGGGCACACCGACACCTCGCACGGATGCTTGAACCTCAACGGCGACAACGCGAAATGGTTCTACGACTTTTCCGTGCCGGGCGACGTGGTCGAAATCCGCAACAGTGGCGGACCGCCGTTGCGACTGGGCCAAAACGGCGACTGGACGCTCAGCTGGGACCAGTGGCGCGCCGGCAGCGCCGTGAAGCCGGGTTCGTGA
- a CDS encoding tat pathway signal sequence, with protein sequence MGDMEANRRSLLLAAPLLLAAMAAGDKTGDIKLAPVPETGPDPRQTFIEPFDQIGFQSWGNLPPRSGEMAMLYGDFNKPGPYLVLMRWNPGWFSAPHTYATDRIQVVVFGTWFVNSGNDFTPQDATPVGPGGYVKRTARTPHYDGVPANQSDPAVIAIFGEGPVDQQLVDPAQPSWRRV encoded by the coding sequence ATGGGCGATATGGAAGCGAACCGGCGTTCGCTATTGCTGGCGGCACCGCTGTTGTTGGCGGCGATGGCGGCCGGCGACAAGACAGGGGACATCAAATTGGCGCCGGTGCCCGAGACGGGCCCGGATCCGCGGCAGACCTTCATCGAGCCATTCGACCAAATCGGGTTCCAGTCCTGGGGCAATCTGCCGCCCCGTAGCGGCGAAATGGCGATGCTGTATGGCGACTTCAACAAGCCAGGACCATATCTGGTCCTGATGAGATGGAACCCGGGATGGTTCAGCGCGCCGCACACCTATGCGACCGACCGGATTCAGGTCGTGGTGTTCGGCACCTGGTTTGTCAACAGCGGGAATGACTTTACGCCCCAAGACGCAACTCCCGTGGGCCCCGGCGGCTACGTGAAGCGGACCGCGCGCACCCCGCACTACGACGGTGTGCCGGCAAATCAATCCGACCCGGCCGTGATCGCCATCTTCGGCGAGGGCCCCGTCGATCAGCAGCTCGTCGATCCCGCGCAGCCTTCATGGCGTCGGGTGTAA